The window cgggactaagctgatggcttcataacgcggggtggggatcctctgattctctgcatcgtaacccagctgatacttggtcagatccgtgtcatttcctatcagagtggccaccgggcgtacgatcttcacgcaggctgcaaagtccctttggtcgaagggggtgtcgtcttccttcaagctggggtagcCAAGGGCAATGTCCGTCGGGTCTAGTTCTggcaggaacgccttggcccggctcagagcagctatggctccggctcttgcagaggcccgtcgcagctcttggacccgctgaggaagaacggcaagccggcgaagaacttccgccaggtgagtcggcacctcattggataaggccaccacggccaaggcgcgctgtgacccggtgtagagttgctccaccagggtgtacacggccttcaacttggtcggcaagctttggttgaggttggcgcttcttggacctgtttaacagagtaaagtaagccgctggcaatgatgggagttatgagacataaagattacAAACTTGATGAAATTCGGTGGGAtacttaccaaagatggcggcgaccatctgtgacacgtggcgctttaagccggagagctcggcgATTTTCTCcgacagagccttctccgcctgttcggcccggctcactagagtagccttttcttcggcccaagttctccgttcagcttcaaagtcctttttcaacttctcttgagcagcaatactggacacaaatttggcgttggccttccgggtctcagtttcttgcgtcttcaggcgggtcttgagatcggagatgtcagcttcaaacttcttgccagcagcctgcataaatttccgggttatagtatgaacagtTATTACACAATTttaaaagtcccaagcactttccaagcaaagacacttggcacttgggggctaatgcatgtcgaacgACATATTCTAtgacatattctatcataagtagcagacttgggggctagagtatggtaaggatgacaagataactatgcagtaagtaagaagagtaatacctcagacttctgctgaatctgattCACCATGGCAATATCtaagtcccggctcttgtgcacctgactgatatagccggagacgatctctccgatgctcagattggcatattcggtgaggtccagattggcccggcggcgctctagcaactcctccttagcggagcacttggccagcgcagtaggtctccccggctcaacaaattccgtccgggtgattaccacatccgggtcatcggccggttgagctgagctggaggcctccgggttagcagaagtttctgcaattggcttgtcggttggagcaggggcttcaggagcagaggcagctggcggttcttgagctgctacctccggttcaggcaagtccggctcttcgaccggcttgttctttttcgccctcttggtgagctttgcctgggcactaaAAGGACAAAAAAGAGATGATcgtcattacccgggtacggtcttgaaggccggcaggtttgattgcatcgagtcgccagaggagggtgaggtttcctgatagtttgaatcagaagagttgagcagttgacgtataacacccgccaaaggatgaaaagggtacaagttggagataacctcggttcggcgtttcctcgatgcgtcaggtaagccggaggagaggtcagcgtctttgttggtccgggtgtgccgccggctctcatgaatcttttgcttcaaaagaaattgaggatcttgataagctaaaggatgagaaaatcttactttccgggttacccttcggactttcagccttggcaagggctccgagtcggaggaaagtgtcattacctcttcaaccaccgggttacttgctccggtgtcatcctatTGATGgacagtattgataaggtggaccgaaataaacaacaaatacaacaagagattacaggttcaggggttacctctgactcggagctgtcgcttagttgcagcagctctgaagcagtaggcctacttcccttcttgcggggagcgtcTCTCTTAgtggctttcttagccttcctggccttcttggccgcctcatgggcatatttgaccttccagaatttatcgtcagcctgaaaaatacaatgatgatttcttaaagattcagatgaaggttatctacaaaagaagataagatgttcagatcagcggcttaccgctggggctgggttggtcttgcagaagggggctaacccggtcctcccgcagtctgccaagctctcatttaaaagggccttggtcatgtcttcagcaacgtcttcaggaagatcattgcggctgtgtcgcagggggtcatctttccggcctgtgtattcacacattaagccggggcggtggctcaaggggatcacccgccacgagatccagacctggaccagatcaattctgttgagaccattgcccaggagagccttgatcttgttgatggtggggagcagaggttggcgctccgcctgagttaacttgtcagacagagggtgagttggttccagacgtgaagggcgaaagccgggcagcgggctctcgtcagccggcgacgtgtcttgacaatagaaccacgtctggttccagtcctttgggtggcttggcggctcagcgtaaggaaaaaggcagtccctccgtcgctgaatggagattccaccaagttctaagctcggcccgttggcgcactcgttctggcggttcaggtaaaagagctctctgaagagcagcaggctgggctcttctccaaggtagacctcgcagaacacttggaagttgcatatattcgacaccgagttgggtcctatgtcttgtggctgcaggtcaaagaagttcagcacgtctctaaagaactttaagccgggcggtgcgaagccccggctcatatgatccgcaaaaatgaccacctccccgtcccttggttgtggtctctcctctgatgggtcgggggcacggtaggacatgacgtccttcttgggcaggtaacccaacttcacaaagtccgctaaggtctcgtcggtgacgttggacctcatccaattgcaagtgatgggagctttgggagctttgggaggcatggtgaaagtcggaagcctatgataaaaggaaatgtccggttcaattataagccggaggaaatttacagttcaatgtttaaagtggcggcttatggaggggctaatgacatatatctaggtgcatcgggttatctaagccgctggaggtattgagagtaattgaATTATCTATAGCCTTGCTgcaaatgagccggaaattttttACGGTGCGTGGCCTCCTTAAGCCGGAAACGTCAACCGCCGTGACTCGGCAGGTGcggttttttactaagtgtggtgaaaataggtttcacacattgcagtaaataatttggatcaaaacggtcggctaagaggaaagtttctagacctaaaaaccgACGCTAaggaagttcttgggctcgaacggaGCCTTTATGTAGTAAAAAGAGGTCTACTTGCAGTTGAAATGGGTGCCAAACAGCTACTGCGTTGGTTCTATACTATCTTAAGATCAAGAAGGGGCAGTGGTGGTGAAATCTATGAAGAGTTCATGACGAACAGCGAAGAACACCGGTGAACTCGAAAATCTTAATGCAGATCTGAGGAATGGAGGGGAAGGAACTTACGGATGCAGGTGTACTGCGGGGGTTCGCCGCGGTTCTCTGGAtggttcagggtgatgcagcggccaaggacgacgaggacgcggagctctgttgcggcagcggcggcggcggagctcgagcagcacgggagcagcgagaggaaggagacgacagaaGGGGGAGAATGAGAAAGACCCGAGGGTCGGGCTATTTATAAGACCAGACTcctaagtgggcgcgagaaacgaggaggccacggcgcggttatctcatcataaaacgcctcgattttcgggatgacagtaaagagaAGAttcgttgcggatatggtggagtaaaaaaggacttaatggaagatgacgtcacgacggatTACCCGGactccagaggatgacgtcacgccaggttatggccttcacacaattgtaagccggagattttctgtcgaaagaattaaagattgacatgagccggctcaaatcaatctggggcctaatgttgaggatataaaccttagagtcacccgccaggaggggccgggttactcataagggtcatcgcctgaagcccggcgccaagtttaaagacggtgggccaaagatgggcttaaggcccgaaggtggcttaaggcccgtagttacaaccgtcctcatggtagaacttgtagggtaaggcaagaatagttgagagtccgagccggacactcttatgagccggccaggactcaGAGAGctgcggggcgtcaacctctctatataaagggacgacccggcagcggtttagggaccagaaagatctgatcgagagccacgcatagcagttaagctccctggtcatcgaaaccctagtcaataccacctcaactggacgtaggcttttaccttcaccgtaaggggccgaaccagtataaaccctcgtgttccttgtcccgtttaaccccttcaagcttcctagcggcgatggctccacgactaagtcctagcttgaggacatctgccgtgacaattctacgacagccggggggagagggaggaggccgccggGGTGGAGGGGACCGGATCCGGCgggggagcacggtggtcgcgggcggcggcggtggtcggGGTCCGGCGAGGCCCCGTCGAaggcggcgacgggcggccgGCGGAAGGCACGCGGGAGGCGGGCGGCGAGGCGCTCGGGCAAGGAGGCGCGCGCGCGGAGGACGCAggtggcggcggctgcgggccgcgggggccgacCCCGGCGGAGGCGCGCGGCTCGGGCCGCGGGCGAGGAGGCACGGGCCCGCGGGGGCGGCGTACGGGCCCgacgggccggcggcgcggggaacGGCGTGGGGCCACGTGGTGCGCTACGGCTGGCTGCGGGCGGTGGCGGCtggttcgtccggcgccgggcggacacgtccggcggcgcggagggagcggggctagggttagggtggtttTTGCCCGAGATTTTGGAGGGGGAAGGTAtatatataggcatagggagctaggagactccaaacagagtgcggttttcgcccacacgatcgtgatcgaacgacctagagcatggaagagacttagaggggttttgggctgtttagaggggggttttgctgcgacacacaaaaggactttgcggatacctggttaaccgttggagtaccaaacgacctccaaatggcacgaaacttgacaggtggtctaccggtggtataccaaggccacgtggcaagcctcggtccgttccgagaatgttcaacacccgctcacgaaacgaaacaagaggggtgcgccggaggaggtgggagtgccggattgcaaaacagacaacggggaaaatgctcggatgcatgagacgaacacgtatgcaaatgcgatgcacatgatgacatgatatgaaatgcatgacatgaacaaaatgcaaagaCGAAGacgaaacccaaccacggagggaatatcataacacatagccgaaaatggcaagagttggagttacaaatatggaaagttacatccggggtgatACACCTATGCAAATCAGTCTTAGTTTTCAGGGTAGTTAGGTTGACATAAGGTGTGACTGCATTATTTTTAGAAGTAAACCTGATGTATAAGATCTTTACTGCCATGGAAATTTTGATTTATAAGATGCCCAGTACATTATAAGATCTTTACTGCCATGGCAAATGGTTAACTGTAAAAAAAAGTTGTGTGGGAATTTGCTTGTCATAACTCTGCACAGCTGATGTAATGACTTTTAGAGAATATTCTTACACATGGGCTTGTTCTTGGCGATTGAAGCACTCCTTGAGAATGTTCCACATGGAAAAAAGGTCTTCAGACCTGTGTTACCACAAGCAGACAAACAACAAGAAAAATATGTAAGAATCATTGCGATCACTCATAAGTATTAAGTATACCTCCTCCCATCTTGCTTTTCACAAATTCAGGGCATTATCTGAAGAAGTATTAAGAATAGTAACATCCTAGAGCCATTTATGTTTAAAAAAATCAGTTTAATATGCATTCCAGTTTCCACTGCATGGATTTCAATATTGCGCTCAGATTAAAATGCCCCAACATAGAGTGTCGAACCATGCCATCAAGCATAATCTGTGTGGTTATCAGTACGTTAGAGAGTGATATGACAAAAATGAATATCTATGCTTGAAATAGCATGAACAGAACTACAAAGATCAGTGCAACAGTGAGCATAATGATTAAATCTCTGCTATACACTCAGAAACAAGTAGACATACATATAGAGCTGGCTCTGAACAACAACCAAGTAAATCTGCATGCCACTCATCACTGTATGATGCTGTACTCGAGACCAGATCATGGTTGTAGGGAACAGGTGAAGAACTCCTGTGTACAATGAAAACTATAAGGCTCTTATAGTATGGAAGTTCAATTAGTGGAGGGTAACCTTAGAAACATCATACAAGGGCCCAGTTCTCTTCTATCGGATCAGACAAATTGATATACCAAATAACAGATTTCAAAATGGCACACAAATTCATGACTCCTAAAGGCAAAAGGATACAGGGAGAAGCGGCAAAATATGGTAAGGGTGGACTAATCCATGGTCACATGTTCAGTGACCCACTATATGCTCCGGTTCATCGAAATCACACTTGATCATTGTGAAGGATTCTGCAGATTCACACACACCTAAGATGAACCGGAGCAGGCCTATATGACAGGGAACCTCCCGGCTCCTCAGCGATTTCTGAACCGGAGCAGATTCACACACACCTAAGATTCACACCCCTATAAGAAAGAGCTCTAGTTCTTTCTCAAGCAGTAAAACAAACTCCATTGACCCTGTCTCTCTAATTAATAATCCAAGAAGCAGCAGGTTAGTTAGGATACTAACCCAGGCATGGGGCTCGAAGGTGTGCTCCACTTAGAGGTGCGGGGAGAGGGAAACGGGGCACGCGAACTCGGGCCTGACCATGTTGACGCCATCCATGTCTAGCTCATCCATCCCCACCCGATCTTCGCTAACCTGCAAGAACCGATAGATCAGGCACTCAATCATGAAACCCGCCGCGGATCTCCCTCCCTCCTCTCCCAGCAGCAGATCGAGATGTAGAAAACCAACACGAGAAAGGGATCCGGATCAGATTCATACCTCGGAGTGCTGCAGCTCCTGCCCTGCCTGCGGCGCGTACGGTCGCCATGTCCACGAGCTGGCGTTCCAGGCGCGAGGGAGGGAGGGACGAACGGCAGCTCGGTCGCCATGGCAGCGGCTCAGTGGAGGTTGGAGGGGCGGAGGAGGTGAGGATCCACGCACAGAGGTGGCCGCCGGGCCCCTGGTACGGCAGCGCGCAGtcaccagccttcctcctcctctcgcTGGCGCTCATGGTCGCCGTGTCTAGGTGGGGAGGCTAGGGGCGGCGCGAGGGACAGCAGCAGCGACGGGAGAGGATGAGAGAGGCGGCGCGAGGGGGAGCAGCAGCGCGAACTGCCCTCGAACAATCTCTCGAATGAAAAAACGAAAGCACGACCTCTCGGTTGCAAGTGTACGGTCTTCTAGATCTCGGAGTGCTTCGTcgtccagagctaatcgtcgGCGAAGAATTAGaaggaggagattagaaccacattggacttctaattatgaggattataGGAACTAGGTCTAGCTCTAATTAGATCAACTAGGATCAACTAGCACTAGATGAACTAGAGAAGGCTCCAAAACTTATATCTCAATGGACAAAATCCTTTATCATATGCACGGTGTGGTCATTGTGAAAGCAAAGAAATGCTCGCGTCTTCGATCGAGCGGAGCAGCAAATGGAAGCGCAAATGCTTGTTTCTGAAATCCTAGACGAGATTAAGGACTGGAAACTCgaactaagagcatctccagccgcgcccccaacaggccccccagGCCACTTTTTCGGCGCCGGCACCAAAAAAACGCCCCAGTCGCGCCCTCAAGACGACGAAAAGCGCCGGTTCGGCCCTTTTTTCCGCCCAGCGGCCGCAGGCCGAACCCGGTGCACTGGGGGCGAtcgggggctccggcgcaagggaaaagcgCGGCTGGCCCACACCGTCAGGTGAAAAGTCAAGATTTCCTTCCCCGACTCGCCTTCCACCCCCCGCGCCCTCGGCCGCCACTAGCTATATCCCGGCACCGCCCGCGCCCTTCACCGCTAGATAGCCATTCCCTGCCGGAAAAATAGCAGAGGTTCGCCGCGGCAGCCCCTCCAACAGCAGCTGGGCGTTTCCGGCCGCGGAGGGGCAGTTTAGCGGCGCGTGCATGCCCACCGGGCGCAAGGTGTTCGGCAATTTGCCTGCCTCGGCGAtggactcggatgacgaggaagcgcttgtaacgcccacgatgcagctatatctcccacgtgtcgaggcacgacttaaaGGCATAatcgcattgtggtattgtcgcaagaagggtcatcttcacacaatcccatgtaatgaacaagaatgggataacgagagttggcttacaatcgccacttcacacaatacataaattaattcatacatcatccaaaatccacacatagaccgactacggtcaaatccaaatgaaaataagataaccccaaatgctagatccccgatcgtcccaactgggctccactactgatcatcaggaaatgaaacatagtaacgaccacgttcctcgtcgaactcccacttgagctcggttgcgtcatctgcactggtatcgttggcacctgcaactgttttggtagaatctgtgagtcacgaggactcagcaatctcacacccgcgagatcaagactatttaagcttgtaggaaggatggggtaatgaggtagagctgcagcaagcactaagcatatatggtggctaacatacgcaaatgagagcgagaagagaagcaacgcaacggtcgcgaagctagaaatgatcaagaagtgatcctgaaactacttacgttcattcataactccaaccgtgttcacttcccggactccgccgaaaagagatcatcacggctacacacacggttgatgtattttaattgagtcaagtgtcaagttctctacaaccggacattaacaaattcccatctgcctcataaccgcgggcacggcttttgaaagataataccctgcaggggtgtcccaacttagcccattataagctctcactgtcaacgaaggataaaccttctcccgggaagacccgaccagtctcggaatcccggtttacaagacatttcgacaatggtaaaacaagaccagcaaagccgcccgaatgtgccgacaaatcccgataggagctgcacatatctcgttctcagggcacaccagattgtccaagcttccgataggcgagcccagagttgcccctggtggccaccggcggctgacgggttggaccagcactcagaggagcactggcccggtggtttaaaataaagatgaccctcgggctcgcgaaaacccgagggaagaaggcttaggtggcaaatggtaaaaccaaggttgggccttgctggaggagttttattcaaggcaaactgtcaagggggtcccataaatcacccaaccgcgtaaggaacgcaaatctcaaggaacataataccggtatgacggaaactagggcggcaagagtggaacaaaacacaaggcataaggccgagccttccaccctttaccaaatataaaga is drawn from Aegilops tauschii subsp. strangulata cultivar AL8/78 chromosome 1, Aet v6.0, whole genome shotgun sequence and contains these coding sequences:
- the LOC141042756 gene encoding uncharacterized protein isoform X2, coding for MPPKAPKAPITCNWMRSNVTDETLADFVKLGYLPKKDVMSYRAPDPSEERPQPRDGEVVIFADHMSRGFAPPGLKFFRDVLNFFDLQPQDIGPNSVSNICNFQVFCEVYLGEEPSLLLFRELFYLNRQNECANGPSLELGGISIQRRRDCLFPYAEPPSHPKDWNQTWFYCQDTSPADESPLPGFRPSRLEPTHPLSDKLTQAERQPLLPTINKIKALLGNGLNRIDLVQVWISWRVIPLSHRPGLMCEYTGRKDDPLRHSRNDLPEDVAEDMTKALLNESLADCGRTGLAPFCKTNPAPAADDKFWKVKYAHEAAKKARKAKKATKRDAPRKKGSRPTASELLQLSDSSESEDDTGASNPVVEEVMTLSSDSEPLPRLKVRRVTRKVRFSHPLAYQDPQFLLKQKIHESRRHTRTNKDADLSSGLPDASRKRRTEETSPSSGDSMQSNLPAFKTVPG
- the LOC120975795 gene encoding uncharacterized protein, with product MVNQIQQKSEAAGKKFEADISDLKTRLKTQETETRKANAKFVSSIAAQEKLKKDFEAERRTWAEEKATLVSRAEQAEKALSEKIAELSGLKRHVSQMVAAIFGPRSANLNQSLPTKLKAVYTLVEQLYTGSQRALAVVALSNEVPTHLAEVLRRLAVLPQRVQELRRASARAGAIAALSRAKAFLPELDPTDIALGYPSLKEDDTPFDQRDFAACVKIVRPVATLIGNDTDLTKYQLGYDAENQRIPTPRYEAISLVPPTRKHTFAPEIDPAGLIDEEAQFEALSGIDWKS
- the LOC141042756 gene encoding uncharacterized protein isoform X1, translating into MPPKAPKAPITCNWMRSNVTDETLADFVKLGYLPKKDVMSYRAPDPSEERPQPRDGEVVIFADHMSRGFAPPGLKFFRDVLNFFDLQPQDIGPNSVSNICNFQVFCEVYLGEEPSLLLFRELFYLNRQNECANGPSLELGGISIQRRRDCLFPYAEPPSHPKDWNQTWFYCQDTSPADESPLPGFRPSRLEPTHPLSDKLTQAERQPLLPTINKIKALLGNGLNRIDLVQVWISWRVIPLSHRPGLMCEYTGRKDDPLRHSRNDLPEDVAEDMTKALLNESLADCGRTGLAPFCKTNPAPAADDKFWKVKYAHEAAKKARKAKKATKRDAPRKKGSRPTASELLQLSDSSESEDDTGASNPVVEEVMTLSSDSEPLPRLKVRRVTRKVRFSHPLAYQDPQFLLKQKIHESRRHTRTNKDADLSSGLPDASRKRRTEVISNLYPFHPLAGVIRQLLNSSDSNYQETSPSSGDSMQSNLPAFKTVPG
- the LOC141042756 gene encoding uncharacterized protein isoform X4, whose protein sequence is MPPKAPKAPITCNWMRSNVTDETLADFVKLGYLPKKDVMSYRAPDPSEERPQPRDGEVVIFADHMSRGFAPPGLKFFRDVLNFFDLQPQDIGPNSVSNICNFQVFCEVYLGEEPSLLLFRELFYLNRQNECANGPSLELGGISIQRRRDCLFPYAEPPSHPKDWNQTWFYCQDTSPADESPLPGFRPSRLEPTHPLSDKLTQAERQPLLPTINKIKALLGNGLNRIDLVQVWISWRVIPLSHRPGLMCEYTGRKDDPLRHSRNDLPEDVAEDMTKALLNESLADCGRTGLAPFCKTNPAPAADDKFWKVKYAHEAAKKARKAKKATKRDAPRKKGSRPTASELLQLSDSSESEDDTGASNPVVEEIHESRRHTRTNKDADLSSGLPDASRKRRTEVISNLYPFHPLAGVIRQLLNSSDSNYQETSPSSGDSMQSNLPAFKTVPG
- the LOC141042756 gene encoding uncharacterized protein isoform X3, yielding MPPKAPKAPITCNWMRSNVTDETLADFVKLGYLPKKDVMSYRAPDPSEERPQPRDGEVVIFADHMSRGFAPPGLKFFRDVLNFFDLQPQDIGPNSVSNICNFQVFCEVYLGEEPSLLLFRELFYLNRQNECANGPSLELGGISIQRRRDCLFPYAEPPSHPKDWNQTWFYCQDTSPADESPLPGFRPSRLEPTHPLSDKLTQAERQPLLPTINKIKALLGNGLNRIDLVQVWISWRVIPLSHRPGLMCEYTGRKDDPLRHSRNDLPEDVAEDMTKALLNESLADCGRTGLAPFCKTNPAPAADDKFWKVKYAHEAAKKARKAKKATKRDAPRKKGSRPTASELLQLSDSSESEDDTGASNPVVEEQKIHESRRHTRTNKDADLSSGLPDASRKRRTEVISNLYPFHPLAGVIRQLLNSSDSNYQETSPSSGDSMQSNLPAFKTVPG